One window from the genome of Rhizobium sp. Pop5 encodes:
- a CDS encoding cation-translocating P-type ATPase: MSCCSMDTESVLALSATSSSAEETRLASHPLGAGLRQLDLSVPDVHCGACISTIERALSALAFVRKARVNLTARRVTCVYQEELDEGVTDPSEILAAINAAGYRAHLFTPSTPESDRTRNQLLLAVGVSGFAAANIMLLSVSVWSGADAATRDMFHWISAMIAAPALVYAGRFFFKSAWNVLKRGRTNMDVPISLAVTLSYAVSLWETAHHGEHAWFDASVSLLFFLLIGRTLDHVMREKARAAINGLARLAPRGALLMMPDGSQRYIAVEEIAVGDEISIAAGERVPVDGVVVSGESDVDLSIVTGESSAVAVAAGSEVNSGAMNLTGSLVFRATRLARNSLLSEIIALMEAAEGGRARYRRIADRAAALYSPAVHLLALISFLAWGFLGGDWKHAMLVAVAVLIITCPCALGLAVPVVQVVAAGELFRKGIMVKDGSVLERLGEADIVAFDKTGTLTMGRPRLIRIETIENGSAAIARGLATHSRHPLSEALVRDTDDVPIPFFDSIAEIPGGGLEAKTGSDVYRLGSAVFACGTTFIPRAGDSPFSEVVLSKNGVDLARFFFDDTLRPGAAEAVGQLDAAGLGTLMVSGDRQTVVDNTARALGIDRALGALTPKQKVEECQRLSDQGHCVLMVGDGLNDAPALAAAHVSMAPATASDIGRQAADLVFFNDRLDAVPEAIVVARRSASLIRQNFALAIGYNVLAVPIAIAGLATPLIAAVAMSTSSIIVVTNALRLNAFGKRPGIRSTERAGGQAEVKTA, translated from the coding sequence ATGAGCTGCTGCTCCATGGACACGGAAAGCGTGCTCGCCCTCAGCGCGACATCATCCAGCGCCGAGGAAACCCGCCTTGCCAGCCACCCGCTCGGCGCAGGGTTGCGTCAGCTTGATCTCAGCGTTCCCGACGTCCATTGCGGCGCCTGCATCTCGACCATCGAAAGAGCGCTGTCGGCGCTGGCCTTCGTCAGGAAAGCCCGGGTCAATCTGACCGCGCGAAGGGTGACCTGCGTCTATCAGGAGGAACTCGACGAAGGCGTGACCGATCCCTCCGAAATCCTCGCGGCGATCAATGCCGCGGGATATCGCGCGCACCTATTTACGCCCTCGACCCCCGAAAGCGACAGGACCAGAAACCAGCTTCTGCTGGCGGTCGGCGTTTCCGGTTTCGCGGCCGCCAATATCATGCTGCTTTCGGTATCGGTCTGGTCGGGCGCGGATGCTGCGACGCGCGATATGTTTCACTGGATCTCGGCGATGATCGCGGCACCCGCGCTGGTCTATGCAGGGCGTTTCTTCTTCAAGTCGGCTTGGAACGTGCTGAAGCGCGGGCGTACCAACATGGACGTTCCGATTTCGCTTGCCGTCACGCTCTCCTATGCCGTCTCCTTGTGGGAGACGGCTCACCACGGCGAACATGCGTGGTTCGACGCTTCGGTTTCCCTGCTGTTCTTTCTGCTGATCGGCCGGACTCTCGATCACGTCATGCGCGAAAAGGCGCGCGCGGCAATCAACGGGCTGGCGAGGCTCGCCCCGCGCGGGGCGCTGCTGATGATGCCGGACGGGTCGCAGCGCTATATCGCGGTAGAAGAGATCGCGGTGGGCGACGAGATTTCGATCGCGGCGGGTGAACGCGTTCCCGTCGACGGCGTCGTCGTCAGCGGGGAAAGCGATGTGGACCTCTCCATCGTCACGGGCGAGAGCAGCGCGGTCGCCGTCGCCGCCGGTAGCGAAGTGAATTCCGGCGCGATGAACCTGACCGGCTCGCTCGTCTTCAGGGCGACGAGACTTGCCAGGAATTCGCTCCTCTCGGAAATCATCGCTCTCATGGAAGCCGCAGAGGGCGGGCGAGCGCGCTACCGCCGGATCGCCGACCGCGCCGCGGCACTTTATTCCCCAGCCGTGCACCTGTTGGCGCTGATCTCGTTTCTCGCCTGGGGTTTTCTCGGCGGCGACTGGAAGCATGCGATGCTGGTCGCGGTTGCGGTCCTGATCATCACCTGCCCATGTGCGCTGGGTCTTGCCGTTCCGGTCGTCCAAGTTGTCGCGGCAGGCGAGCTTTTCCGCAAAGGCATCATGGTCAAGGATGGCTCGGTACTCGAAAGACTGGGCGAGGCGGATATCGTCGCTTTCGACAAGACCGGCACCCTGACGATGGGAAGGCCGCGGCTCATCAGAATCGAAACGATCGAAAACGGCAGCGCAGCCATTGCCCGCGGGCTGGCCACGCATTCGCGTCATCCGCTTTCCGAAGCGCTGGTGCGCGATACCGACGACGTTCCCATACCGTTCTTCGACAGTATCGCGGAAATTCCCGGCGGCGGGCTGGAGGCAAAGACCGGATCCGATGTCTACCGGCTGGGCAGCGCAGTATTTGCCTGCGGAACGACTTTCATACCGCGCGCCGGCGACAGTCCTTTTTCGGAAGTGGTCTTGTCGAAGAACGGCGTCGATCTCGCCCGCTTCTTCTTCGACGACACGCTTCGCCCAGGCGCTGCCGAGGCCGTCGGCCAGCTCGATGCCGCCGGCCTTGGCACGCTGATGGTATCCGGCGACAGGCAGACCGTCGTCGACAACACCGCCAGGGCTCTCGGCATCGACAGGGCCCTGGGGGCGCTAACGCCGAAGCAGAAGGTCGAGGAATGCCAGAGATTGAGCGATCAGGGCCATTGCGTGCTCATGGTCGGCGACGGCCTCAACGACGCTCCGGCGCTCGCCGCTGCGCATGTCTCGATGGCACCCGCCACGGCGTCCGATATCGGCCGACAGGCCGCCGACCTGGTCTTCTTCAACGACCGCCTCGACGCCGTTCCTGAAGCGATCGTAGTCGCGCGGCGGTCCGCCAGCCTCATCCGGCAGAACTTCGCGCTTGCCATCGGCTACAACGTCTTGGCGGTGCCCATCGCAATCGCCGGACTGGCGACACCGCTGATCGCGGCGGTGGCCATGTCGACATCGTCGATCATCGTGGTGACGAATGCGCTGCGCCTCAATGCATTCGGCAAGCGTCCCGGCATCCGGAGCACGGAACGCGCCGGCGGGCAAGCGGAGGTGAAAACCGCATGA
- a CDS encoding Crp/Fnr family transcriptional regulator has product MLMQNNQAFENAEMANEAIHAGQSLSSLFLTSAAEAVPAGRAICWEGDKANHLFQVVEGVVRLHRIIGEGRRVITAFHFAGDLIGASQQNDFLFTAEAVTHCKIRRISRKSFHEEVARSHALGPAYISLLCQEAAAAHEQMVLLSKKNAEERLCSFIVRLASRRSPQPRQDLVPVPMNRQDIADHLGLTIETVSRTITKLASRNIVIPEGRHDLRIVNLARLAQLSGDADDFSDDSCHRVKLH; this is encoded by the coding sequence ATGCTGATGCAGAACAATCAGGCGTTCGAAAATGCCGAGATGGCGAATGAGGCGATTCACGCCGGCCAATCTCTGTCGTCGCTTTTCCTGACGTCGGCGGCGGAAGCCGTTCCCGCCGGGAGAGCGATCTGCTGGGAAGGCGACAAGGCGAACCATCTTTTCCAGGTCGTGGAAGGAGTCGTCCGCCTGCATCGCATCATCGGCGAAGGTCGCCGCGTCATAACCGCGTTTCATTTCGCCGGCGATCTCATCGGAGCCTCTCAGCAAAATGATTTCCTGTTCACGGCGGAGGCGGTTACCCACTGCAAGATTCGCCGCATCTCCCGGAAAAGCTTCCACGAGGAAGTCGCTCGGTCGCATGCTCTCGGCCCCGCTTACATCTCGCTCCTTTGCCAGGAGGCAGCCGCCGCGCACGAACAGATGGTGCTCCTGTCGAAGAAGAACGCCGAAGAGCGGCTGTGCAGCTTCATCGTCAGGCTTGCATCCCGCCGCAGCCCGCAGCCGCGGCAGGACCTGGTGCCGGTGCCGATGAACCGGCAGGACATTGCCGATCATCTCGGACTAACCATCGAAACCGTGTCCCGCACGATTACGAAACTTGCGTCACGCAACATCGTTATTCCGGAGGGCCGGCACGACCTCAGGATCGTAAATCTCGCTCGCCTTGCACAGTTGTCCGGTGATGCAGATGATTTTTCTGACGATTCCTGCCATAGGGTCAAGCTGCACTGA
- a CDS encoding FixH family protein, producing MKASAQGFTGLHMLLVTSAFFAVVISVNVTMAVYASSSWSGLVVENTYVASQEFNRNAAAMKAMAASGIEGDLSINGREIRYDIHDKGGSPAVVDDVVLNFKRPVGDHEDFHLTLGKTGEGRFEAEHVVAEGDWIVEIISRRAGIVVMHEAKRFDTAEFGQ from the coding sequence ATGAAGGCTTCTGCTCAAGGTTTCACTGGCCTGCACATGCTGCTCGTGACCTCGGCATTCTTCGCCGTGGTGATTTCCGTAAATGTCACCATGGCCGTATATGCCTCCTCCAGCTGGAGCGGTCTGGTCGTGGAAAACACCTATGTCGCCAGCCAGGAATTCAATCGCAACGCGGCAGCGATGAAGGCGATGGCCGCCTCCGGTATTGAGGGCGATCTATCCATCAACGGGCGCGAGATCCGCTACGACATTCACGACAAGGGCGGGTCGCCCGCAGTCGTCGACGATGTCGTGCTGAATTTCAAGCGGCCGGTCGGAGACCACGAGGACTTCCACCTCACGCTCGGAAAGACGGGTGAGGGGCGCTTCGAAGCCGAGCATGTGGTCGCCGAAGGCGACTGGATCGTCGAGATCATCTCGCGAAGGGCCGGCATCGTCGTCATGCACGAGGCCAAACGCTTCGATACCGCGGAGTTCGGACAATGA
- the ccoN gene encoding cytochrome-c oxidase, cbb3-type subunit I, translated as MNYTTETMVVAVAAFLALLGAAFAHDHLFAVHMGILCFCLVVGTVLLVRNVDFAPADQRRKVDVSGYFDEVIRYGLIATVFWGVVGFLVGVVIALQLAFPDLNIAPYLNFGRLRPVHTSAVIFAFGGNALIMTSFYVVQRTCRARLFGGSLAWFVFWGYQLFIVMAATGYVLGITQAREYAEPEWYVDLWLTIVWVAYLAVYLGTILKRKEPHIYVANWFYLGFIVTIALLHVVNNLAVPASFLGSKSYSLFSGVQDALTQWWYGHNAVGFFLTAGFLGMMYYFVPKQANRPVYSYRLSIIHFWALIFMYIWAGPHHLHYTALPDWAQTLGMVFSVMLWMPSWGGMINGLMTLSGAWDKIRTDPIIRMMIVAIAFYGMSTFEGPMMSVKTVNSLSHYTEWTIGHVHSGALGWVGMITFGAIYYLTPKLWGRERLYSLRMVNWHFWLATLGIVIYAAVLWVAGIQQGLMWREYNAQGFLVYSFAETVAAMIPYYVLRAVGGALYLAGGLVMAWNVFMTIRGRLRDEAAIPTTFVPQAQPAE; from the coding sequence ATGAATTACACGACGGAAACGATGGTGGTTGCTGTCGCGGCGTTTCTAGCGCTGCTGGGAGCCGCATTCGCGCACGATCATCTCTTTGCGGTCCATATGGGCATACTCTGCTTCTGCCTCGTGGTGGGAACAGTGCTCCTGGTCAGGAACGTCGATTTCGCACCGGCGGACCAGCGGCGGAAGGTCGATGTGTCGGGCTATTTCGACGAGGTGATACGCTACGGCCTGATCGCTACGGTGTTCTGGGGCGTGGTCGGCTTCCTCGTCGGGGTCGTCATCGCCCTGCAGCTGGCCTTTCCCGACCTCAACATCGCGCCCTATCTGAATTTCGGAAGGCTGCGGCCCGTTCACACCTCGGCGGTCATCTTCGCCTTCGGCGGCAACGCTCTCATCATGACGTCGTTCTATGTGGTGCAGCGCACCTGTCGAGCCCGTCTCTTCGGCGGCAGCCTCGCCTGGTTCGTCTTCTGGGGCTATCAGCTCTTCATCGTGATGGCTGCGACCGGATACGTTCTCGGCATCACCCAGGCCCGTGAATATGCCGAGCCCGAATGGTATGTCGATCTCTGGCTGACCATCGTCTGGGTCGCCTATCTCGCCGTCTACCTCGGCACGATCCTCAAGCGCAAAGAGCCGCATATCTACGTGGCGAACTGGTTCTATCTCGGCTTCATCGTCACCATCGCGCTGCTGCACGTGGTCAACAATCTGGCGGTTCCGGCCTCGTTCCTCGGCTCCAAGAGCTATTCCCTCTTCTCGGGCGTTCAGGACGCGCTGACCCAGTGGTGGTACGGCCACAACGCCGTCGGCTTCTTCCTCACCGCCGGCTTCCTGGGCATGATGTATTACTTCGTGCCGAAGCAGGCCAATCGGCCCGTCTATTCCTACCGGCTGTCGATCATCCACTTCTGGGCGCTGATCTTCATGTATATCTGGGCCGGCCCGCATCACCTGCACTATACGGCACTGCCCGACTGGGCCCAGACGCTCGGCATGGTCTTCTCGGTGATGCTGTGGATGCCCTCCTGGGGCGGCATGATCAACGGTCTCATGACTCTTTCGGGCGCGTGGGACAAGATCCGCACCGATCCGATCATCCGCATGATGATCGTCGCCATCGCCTTCTACGGGATGTCGACCTTCGAAGGCCCGATGATGTCGGTGAAGACGGTCAATTCGCTCAGCCACTATACCGAGTGGACGATCGGTCACGTGCATTCCGGCGCTCTCGGCTGGGTCGGGATGATCACCTTCGGGGCGATCTACTACCTGACGCCGAAACTATGGGGGCGCGAGCGCCTCTACAGCCTGCGGATGGTCAACTGGCACTTCTGGCTCGCAACGCTCGGGATCGTGATCTACGCCGCCGTGCTCTGGGTTGCCGGTATCCAGCAGGGGCTGATGTGGCGCGAATACAATGCCCAGGGCTTCCTCGTCTATTCCTTCGCGGAAACGGTCGCGGCGATGATCCCCTACTACGTGCTGCGCGCGGTCGGCGGGGCGCTCTACCTGGCGGGCGGTCTCGTCATGGCTTGGAACGTGTTCATGACCATCCGCGGACGTCTGCGCGACGAAGCGGCGATCCCGACCACTTTCGTGCCTCAAGCACAGCCTGCCGAATGA
- the ccoO gene encoding cytochrome-c oxidase, cbb3-type subunit II codes for MASILDKHQILEKNATLLLVGSLLVVSIGGIVEIAPLFYLQNTIEKVEGMRPYTPLELAGRNIYIREGCYLCHSQMIRPFRDEVERYGHYSLAAESMYDHPFQWGSKRTGPDLARVGGRYSNEWHVQHLANPRAVVPESIMPSYAFLKEQEVTVKDIGMDLKANEDVGVPYNDDMLANAEADMKAQADPNADTTALLARYPKAKVGDFDGDPARLTEMDALVSYLQMLGTLVDFSTYDDATGYR; via the coding sequence ATGGCATCGATACTTGATAAACACCAGATCCTTGAAAAGAACGCGACGCTTCTTCTCGTCGGCTCGCTGCTTGTCGTGAGCATTGGCGGAATTGTCGAAATCGCTCCGCTGTTCTACCTGCAGAACACGATCGAAAAGGTGGAGGGCATGCGGCCCTATACGCCGCTGGAGCTCGCGGGGCGAAACATCTACATCCGCGAAGGATGCTATCTCTGCCATAGCCAGATGATCAGACCGTTCCGCGACGAGGTGGAGCGCTACGGCCACTACTCGCTCGCAGCCGAGTCCATGTACGACCATCCCTTCCAGTGGGGGTCCAAGCGGACCGGGCCGGATCTCGCCCGCGTCGGCGGACGATATTCGAACGAATGGCACGTCCAGCATCTCGCAAACCCGCGGGCGGTCGTGCCGGAATCGATCATGCCGAGCTACGCCTTCCTCAAGGAGCAGGAGGTGACGGTCAAGGATATCGGCATGGACCTCAAGGCCAACGAGGACGTGGGCGTGCCCTACAACGACGACATGCTGGCGAATGCGGAAGCCGACATGAAGGCCCAGGCCGATCCGAACGCGGACACGACGGCGCTGCTTGCGCGCTATCCGAAGGCGAAGGTCGGCGATTTCGATGGCGATCCGGCCAGGCTGACCGAAATGGACGCCCTGGTGTCCTATCTGCAGATGCTTGGCACGCTGGTCGATTTCTCGACCTATGACGACGCGACCGGCTACCGATGA
- the ccoG gene encoding cytochrome c oxidase accessory protein CcoG, translated as MNLYSAPDPNDVERVNVEPVNARRNRQPLYAPRKKIFPKRAEGRFRRFKWIVMLITLGIYYLAPWIRWDRGPYAPDQAILIDLSSRRFFFFFIEIWPQEFYYVAGLLVMAGFGLFLVTSAVGRAWCGYACPQTVWVDLFLVVERAIEGDRNARMKLDAAPFSFDKLRKRVVKHSIWLVIGVATGGAWIFYFADAPTLAVSLFTGGAPAVAYATVAILTGTTYVLGGLMREQVCTYMCPWPRIQGAMLDENSLVVTYNDWRGEQRSRHAKKAQAKGAPLGDCVDCNACVAVCPMGIDIRDGQQMECITCALCIDACDGVMDKLGKPRGLIAYATLSEYSSNMSLATEGGTTPIQPSKVRNEDGSFVSAVRHFDWRIVFRPRIVFYAVVWASIGIAMIIHLAFRERLELNVVHDRNPQYVLESDGSIRNGYTLRVLNMVPTPRDVSIALVGLEGATMRISELGKEDGRSFIVHAEPDAATTLKVFVTRKPDGAEINEFLFVIEDADRSDRATYRAAFNAPGDVK; from the coding sequence ATGAATCTCTACTCTGCACCAGATCCCAATGACGTCGAGCGGGTCAATGTCGAGCCGGTCAATGCGCGCCGCAACCGGCAGCCTCTTTACGCGCCTCGGAAGAAGATTTTTCCCAAGCGCGCCGAGGGGCGATTCCGCCGGTTCAAGTGGATCGTGATGCTGATCACGCTTGGTATCTACTACCTTGCGCCGTGGATCCGCTGGGATCGCGGTCCTTATGCGCCCGACCAGGCGATCCTCATTGACCTCTCGTCGCGGCGTTTCTTCTTTTTCTTCATCGAAATCTGGCCCCAGGAATTCTACTATGTCGCCGGCCTGCTCGTCATGGCCGGCTTCGGCCTGTTTCTCGTCACCTCGGCGGTCGGCCGTGCATGGTGCGGCTATGCCTGTCCGCAGACCGTCTGGGTCGATCTCTTCCTCGTCGTTGAACGCGCGATCGAAGGCGACCGGAATGCGCGAATGAAACTTGATGCCGCTCCCTTCAGCTTCGACAAGTTGAGGAAACGCGTTGTCAAACATTCGATCTGGCTCGTGATCGGCGTTGCCACCGGCGGCGCGTGGATCTTCTATTTTGCCGATGCCCCGACCCTGGCTGTTTCGCTGTTCACCGGTGGGGCTCCCGCAGTCGCCTATGCGACGGTCGCCATACTGACCGGGACGACCTATGTGCTCGGCGGCCTCATGCGCGAGCAGGTGTGCACCTATATGTGCCCTTGGCCGCGCATTCAGGGCGCCATGCTCGACGAGAACTCCCTCGTCGTCACCTACAACGACTGGCGGGGCGAGCAGCGGTCGCGCCATGCCAAGAAGGCGCAGGCCAAGGGCGCGCCGCTCGGGGACTGCGTGGATTGCAATGCCTGCGTGGCCGTCTGTCCGATGGGAATCGATATTCGCGACGGGCAGCAGATGGAGTGCATCACATGCGCTCTCTGCATCGATGCCTGCGATGGGGTGATGGACAAGCTCGGCAAGCCCCGCGGCCTGATCGCCTACGCGACGCTCAGCGAATATTCGAGCAATATGTCGCTTGCGACGGAAGGGGGAACAACGCCGATCCAACCGTCCAAGGTCCGAAACGAGGATGGAAGTTTCGTTTCGGCGGTCCGGCACTTCGATTGGCGCATCGTCTTCCGTCCGAGAATTGTCTTTTACGCCGTCGTCTGGGCCTCGATCGGCATTGCCATGATCATCCATCTCGCCTTCCGCGAGCGCCTCGAACTCAATGTCGTCCACGACCGAAACCCGCAATATGTCCTGGAAAGCGACGGCTCGATCCGCAACGGTTACACGCTGCGCGTCCTCAACATGGTGCCGACGCCGAGGGATGTGAGCATTGCGCTGGTCGGGCTGGAGGGAGCGACGATGCGCATTTCCGAACTCGGCAAGGAAGACGGCCGCAGCTTTATCGTCCATGCCGAACCCGACGCGGCCACAACGCTCAAGGTCTTCGTGACGCGCAAGCCTGACGGAGCCGAAATCAACGAATTCCTCTTCGTCATCGAAGATGCGGACCGATCCGACCGGGCGACCTATCGGGCGGCGTTCAATGCACCGGGAGACGTCAAATGA
- a CDS encoding CcoQ/FixQ family Cbb3-type cytochrome c oxidase assembly chaperone, which produces METYTAMRHFADSWGLLAMTAFFVGAVVFTLRPGSKQAAKEAADIPLKDD; this is translated from the coding sequence ATGGAAACCTACACAGCAATGAGACACTTCGCCGACAGCTGGGGCCTTCTGGCAATGACGGCATTCTTCGTCGGCGCGGTCGTATTCACGCTTCGCCCGGGCAGCAAGCAGGCCGCAAAAGAGGCCGCCGATATTCCCTTGAAGGATGACTGA
- the ccoP gene encoding cytochrome-c oxidase, cbb3-type subunit III, producing MSEKHIDELSGVETTGHEWDGIRELNNPMPRWWVWTFYVTILWAIGYAIAYPAIPMITSATKGYFGYSTRAELQQDLDLAKASQTKFHDLIAAKTVQEIDTDPVLREFAIAGGASAFKVNCAQCHGSGASGGPGFPNLNDDDWLWGGDLDAIQKTIAHGIRFDSDAETHASEMPAFTDVLEPVQMKQVAAYVWGLTNTASDPALAAAGKQVFLDNCAACHGEDAKGKVEMGAPDLADAIWLKARGEDAIARQVASPKHGIMPAWAGRLGDTTVKELTVFVHSLGGGT from the coding sequence ATGTCGGAAAAACATATCGATGAATTGAGCGGCGTCGAAACAACCGGACATGAATGGGACGGCATCCGCGAACTCAACAATCCCATGCCGCGCTGGTGGGTCTGGACATTCTATGTGACCATCCTGTGGGCGATCGGCTATGCCATTGCCTATCCGGCCATCCCGATGATCACGTCCGCCACCAAAGGCTATTTCGGCTACTCGACGCGCGCCGAGTTGCAGCAGGACCTCGATCTCGCCAAGGCGTCTCAGACAAAGTTCCATGACCTGATTGCCGCCAAGACGGTGCAGGAGATCGACACCGATCCTGTTCTTCGGGAATTCGCCATTGCCGGCGGCGCATCCGCTTTCAAGGTGAACTGCGCGCAGTGCCATGGGTCGGGCGCCAGCGGCGGCCCTGGATTTCCGAATCTCAACGATGACGACTGGCTATGGGGTGGGGATCTCGATGCCATCCAGAAGACGATCGCGCACGGGATCCGCTTCGATTCGGACGCCGAAACGCACGCCTCCGAGATGCCGGCCTTTACCGATGTCCTGGAGCCTGTCCAGATGAAACAGGTCGCCGCCTACGTTTGGGGACTGACCAATACAGCCTCTGATCCTGCTCTCGCGGCGGCGGGAAAGCAGGTCTTCCTCGACAACTGCGCCGCATGCCACGGCGAGGACGCCAAGGGGAAGGTGGAAATGGGCGCGCCGGATCTGGCTGACGCGATCTGGCTGAAGGCGCGCGGCGAAGACGCCATCGCTCGCCAGGTGGCCTCTCCCAAACATGGCATCATGCCGGCCTGGGCCGGGCGCCTCGGCGATACGACGGTCAAGGAACTGACAGTCTTCGTTCATTCGCTTGGCGGCGGAACGTGA
- a CDS encoding PAS domain-containing sensor histidine kinase: MPHRLVSPRTASYQELDAMVHVLDGTEILIHRFDETITHWSIGCENMYGWAREEAVGEKVYELLATKFPEPAEDIRDQLKSRGFWQGEIIHRHKSGYDIHLASRFVLVNLPDGDLAVIQTNSDVSALKGAQEAVKSREAHLSSILDTVPDAMVVIDDRGTVLSFSRAAEKLFGMSSDQICGRNVSDLMPNPYRDAHDGYINHYIDTGEKRIIGYGRVVTGQRADGSQFPMELHVGEATANGERIFTGFIRDLTSRFKIEEDLRQAQKMEAIGQLTGGIAHDFNNLLTVISGNLEMIEDKLPPGTLRDILKEAQSAAQDGAILTGQLLAFGRRQPLNPKHADLGQVVGGFSDLLRRTLGEDIKLSTVIEGSDLDVLVDSSQLQNAILNIALNARDAMPKGGSLTTTISRVHLDADYAKMYPDVRSGNFVLVAMTDTGVGMNEEVRQRAIEPFFTTKGVGAGTGLGLSMVYGFVKQSGGHLQLYSEVGRGTTVRIYLPATHEAKVPEPMAAGDAGENQLPGGNETVLAVEDDARVRRVAVARLASMGYTVLEAENGHRALDLLQENSQIALLFTDIVMPGGMTGDELAQEVRLLRPDIAVLFTSGYSEPGLASKGIVPGAQWLRKPYTAKELALKIRELLDAK; encoded by the coding sequence ATGCCCCATCGCCTCGTGTCGCCGAGAACCGCATCGTACCAGGAACTGGATGCAATGGTGCACGTGCTCGACGGTACGGAGATTCTGATCCATCGGTTCGATGAAACCATCACGCACTGGTCCATCGGTTGCGAGAACATGTACGGCTGGGCAAGAGAGGAAGCGGTCGGCGAGAAGGTTTACGAGCTGCTTGCGACGAAATTTCCCGAGCCGGCAGAAGACATCCGCGATCAGCTGAAATCACGCGGCTTCTGGCAGGGCGAAATCATTCATCGTCACAAGAGCGGATACGATATTCACCTCGCGTCCCGTTTCGTGCTCGTCAACCTGCCGGATGGTGACCTTGCGGTCATCCAGACGAACAGCGACGTCAGCGCATTGAAGGGTGCCCAGGAGGCGGTCAAGTCCCGCGAAGCGCACCTCAGCTCGATCCTGGATACGGTGCCCGACGCCATGGTGGTGATCGATGATAGGGGAACGGTGTTGTCGTTCAGCAGGGCTGCAGAGAAACTGTTTGGAATGTCTTCCGACCAGATTTGCGGCCGCAACGTCAGCGACCTCATGCCGAACCCCTACCGCGACGCCCATGACGGTTACATCAATCACTATATCGATACGGGCGAGAAACGCATCATCGGCTATGGGCGCGTGGTCACCGGGCAGCGGGCGGATGGATCTCAATTCCCGATGGAGCTTCATGTCGGCGAGGCGACGGCGAACGGAGAACGCATATTCACCGGCTTCATCCGCGATCTCACGAGCCGTTTCAAGATCGAGGAAGATCTTCGCCAGGCGCAGAAGATGGAAGCGATCGGGCAACTGACGGGCGGCATCGCGCACGACTTCAACAACCTGCTCACCGTCATCAGCGGCAATCTCGAAATGATCGAGGACAAGCTGCCGCCCGGCACCCTTCGTGACATTCTCAAGGAAGCTCAGTCGGCAGCGCAGGACGGCGCGATCCTCACGGGCCAACTGCTCGCCTTCGGCCGGCGCCAGCCTTTGAATCCGAAACATGCGGATCTCGGTCAGGTCGTCGGTGGCTTCTCGGACCTGCTTCGGCGAACGCTTGGGGAAGATATCAAGCTGTCGACCGTCATCGAAGGATCGGACCTCGACGTCCTTGTCGACAGTTCCCAGCTTCAGAACGCCATCCTGAACATCGCCTTGAACGCCAGGGATGCCATGCCGAAAGGCGGCAGTCTTACGACGACGATCTCGCGGGTTCACCTCGATGCCGATTATGCCAAGATGTATCCGGACGTGCGCAGCGGCAACTTCGTGCTTGTCGCCATGACGGACACCGGCGTCGGGATGAACGAAGAGGTCCGGCAGCGGGCGATAGAACCCTTCTTCACGACAAAGGGAGTGGGAGCGGGCACGGGTCTCGGACTCAGCATGGTTTATGGCTTCGTGAAACAATCGGGCGGCCATCTCCAGCTTTACAGCGAAGTCGGGCGCGGCACGACGGTGCGCATATACCTTCCCGCCACCCACGAGGCGAAGGTGCCGGAGCCCATGGCGGCCGGCGACGCCGGCGAGAACCAGCTGCCGGGCGGAAACGAAACGGTGCTGGCCGTCGAGGATGACGCCCGCGTTCGCCGCGTCGCCGTCGCCAGGCTCGCTTCCATGGGCTACACCGTGCTTGAAGCCGAAAATGGCCATCGCGCGCTCGATCTCCTGCAGGAAAACAGCCAGATTGCACTGCTCTTTACCGATATCGTCATGCCGGGAGGGATGACGGGCGATGAACTCGCCCAGGAGGTGCGCCTGCTGCGGCCTGATATCGCCGTGCTCTTCACGTCCGGCTATTCCGAGCCCGGCCTTGCGAGCAAAGGCATCGTTCCCGGCGCGCAGTGGCTGCGCAAGCCCTATACCGCAAAAGAACTGGCGCTGAAGATCCGAGAGCTTCTCGACGCGAAGTAA